The following coding sequences lie in one Deinococcus sp. YIM 134068 genomic window:
- a CDS encoding glycoside hydrolase family 43 protein, whose amino-acid sequence MRDPLPQEPLYPGNFADPFVLLVDGTYYAYGTGLHGRAGQQAFEVLSSPDLVHWTSHGGALEPLTPEEQDYWAPEVTRNGDTFFMYSSVGQGDKGHHLRVATAPHPLGPFTDLGLNLTPDEPFAIDPHPFRAPDGSWWLFFARDDLTSERPGTVLAVAELHDMKRLGETRTILRATGDWQMYQRARPMYGAVYDWHTLEGPFVLYRDGGYHLLYSGGAWTNESYGVGHAVADHPLGPWTEPSPGANVLRTAGHLRGPGHASVTQGHDGDILVFHAWNEERTKRQLHAAPLRWENGAPTALPSPVHS is encoded by the coding sequence ATGCGTGACCCCCTCCCCCAAGAACCTCTCTACCCCGGCAACTTCGCCGATCCCTTCGTCCTGCTCGTGGACGGGACGTACTACGCCTACGGCACCGGTCTTCATGGGCGGGCGGGGCAGCAGGCCTTCGAGGTGCTGTCCTCGCCCGACCTCGTTCACTGGACCTCGCACGGGGGGGCGCTCGAACCGCTGACCCCGGAGGAGCAGGACTACTGGGCACCCGAGGTCACGCGGAATGGAGACACATTCTTCATGTACTCCTCCGTGGGACAGGGCGATAAGGGGCACCACCTCCGGGTAGCGACGGCCCCGCACCCGCTCGGCCCCTTCACCGACCTCGGGTTGAACCTGACGCCGGACGAGCCGTTCGCCATCGACCCCCACCCCTTCCGGGCACCGGACGGCTCGTGGTGGCTGTTCTTCGCGCGGGACGACCTGACCAGCGAGCGGCCCGGCACGGTCCTCGCCGTGGCCGAGTTGCACGACATGAAGCGTCTGGGGGAGACGCGGACGATTCTCCGAGCGACCGGGGACTGGCAGATGTACCAGCGTGCCCGCCCGATGTACGGTGCGGTGTACGACTGGCACACGCTGGAGGGTCCTTTCGTGCTGTACCGGGACGGGGGGTACCACCTGCTGTATTCCGGTGGGGCCTGGACGAACGAGAGCTACGGGGTCGGGCACGCGGTCGCTGACCACCCGCTCGGCCCGTGGACGGAACCCAGCCCCGGCGCGAACGTGCTGCGGACCGCCGGACACCTGCGCGGCCCCGGTCACGCCAGCGTCACCCAGGGACACGACGGGGACATTCTCGTCTTCCACGCCTGGAACGAGGAGCGCACCAAACGGCAGCTCCACGCCGCGCCGCTGCGCTGGGAGAACGGCGCACCCACGGCCCTTCCCTCGCCCGTCCACTCGTAG
- a CDS encoding glycoside hydrolase family 43 protein, which produces MKTTRLALTLTLGALLAPSPTLAGGGATATRPAPTATFKNPVLDENFPDPHILKVGNTYHAYATNSANANVPHAVSRDLVRWEVGGDAMPTLPGWAKGGRTWAPEVARFGQRYVLYFTAWHEESGRQCIGAATSTAPAGPFKPAPGDPLVCQLDEGGSIDASAFRDVDGKNYLLWKNDGNCCNQATNLYLQPLDATGLRLTGKASTLIQNFALWEGNVIEAPTLHRAGGVYYLLYSAGPFDSDLYAVGYATAPRITGPYRKAPENPILVSKGAVAGPGHQTVVTDGAGRTWLAYHAWTAGKIGDAVGYRSMYLDRVTFGGGKVRVNGPTLTPQARPTP; this is translated from the coding sequence ATGAAGACGACACGCCTCGCCCTGACGCTCACGCTCGGTGCCCTGCTCGCCCCCTCCCCGACCCTCGCGGGTGGTGGGGCCACGGCGACCCGGCCCGCCCCGACGGCCACCTTCAAGAATCCCGTTCTCGACGAGAACTTCCCCGACCCCCATATCCTCAAGGTGGGGAACACCTACCACGCCTACGCGACGAACAGCGCGAATGCCAACGTCCCCCACGCCGTCAGCCGCGACCTCGTGCGCTGGGAGGTGGGGGGCGACGCAATGCCCACGCTGCCGGGCTGGGCGAAGGGGGGGCGCACCTGGGCACCGGAGGTCGCGCGCTTCGGCCAGCGGTACGTCCTCTACTTCACCGCCTGGCACGAGGAGAGCGGTCGCCAGTGCATCGGGGCGGCCACGTCCACCGCCCCCGCCGGACCCTTCAAGCCCGCGCCCGGCGACCCCCTCGTCTGCCAGCTCGACGAGGGCGGCAGCATTGACGCCAGCGCCTTCCGCGATGTGGACGGCAAGAATTACCTGCTGTGGAAGAACGACGGCAACTGCTGCAATCAGGCGACGAACCTCTACCTGCAACCCCTGGACGCGACCGGGCTGAGGCTGACGGGCAAGGCCAGCACCCTGATCCAGAACTTCGCGCTGTGGGAGGGCAACGTCATCGAGGCCCCGACCCTGCACCGGGCGGGCGGCGTGTACTACCTGCTGTACTCGGCGGGACCCTTCGACAGCGACCTGTACGCGGTGGGGTACGCGACGGCCCCGAGGATCACCGGACCCTACCGCAAGGCCCCAGAGAACCCCATCCTCGTGAGCAAGGGAGCGGTCGCCGGGCCGGGGCACCAGACGGTCGTCACCGATGGCGCGGGCCGCACCTGGCTCGCCTACCACGCGTGGACGGCGGGCAAGATCGGTGACGCGGTGGGCTACCGCAGCATGTACCTCGACCGGGTGACGTTCGGTGGCGGCAAGGTGCGGGTCAACGGGCCGACGCTGACGCCGCAGGCGAGGCCGACGCCTTGA
- a CDS encoding carbohydrate ABC transporter permease, protein MTVAPPPPAGSTTPRRRRMPRDLPRFIVLCLLSVLFLAPIYWMISTSLKTEADAIATPVQWIPRNITFENYTSVLTSPDGNILRWTWNSLYVAAAFTIIHVALCALTAYPLARMQFRGRNAWFWFILSSLMIPGIVTLIPTYIMMLNFNWINSYHALIWPGISGVFGVFLLRQFFVGIPRELEEAARLDGANSLQILWRIILPLSIPPLVTLAVFSFMGSWNNFLWPLFTVTDVDKMTLPVGITTFSQRYVTEYGKLMASTTLAAVPALIAYLLAQRFLESGLSTSGLKE, encoded by the coding sequence ATGACGGTCGCCCCGCCTCCCCCCGCCGGGTCCACCACACCCCGCCGTCGCCGGATGCCGCGTGACCTGCCCCGCTTCATCGTCCTGTGCCTGCTGTCGGTGCTGTTCCTCGCGCCGATCTACTGGATGATCTCGACCTCGCTGAAGACGGAGGCGGACGCCATCGCCACACCGGTGCAGTGGATTCCGCGCAACATCACCTTCGAGAACTACACCTCGGTGCTGACCTCGCCCGACGGCAACATCCTGCGCTGGACGTGGAACTCGCTGTACGTGGCCGCCGCGTTCACAATCATCCACGTCGCCCTGTGCGCGCTGACGGCCTATCCCCTCGCCCGCATGCAGTTCCGGGGGCGCAACGCCTGGTTCTGGTTTATCCTGTCGAGCCTGATGATTCCGGGCATCGTGACCCTGATTCCGACGTACATCATGATGCTGAATTTCAACTGGATCAACTCGTACCACGCGCTGATCTGGCCGGGCATCAGCGGCGTCTTCGGCGTCTTCCTACTGCGCCAGTTCTTCGTGGGCATCCCGCGCGAGCTGGAGGAGGCCGCCCGGCTCGACGGGGCGAACAGCCTGCAAATCCTGTGGCGCATCATCCTGCCGCTGAGCATCCCCCCGCTCGTGACCCTGGCGGTCTTCTCGTTCATGGGGTCGTGGAACAACTTCCTGTGGCCGCTGTTCACCGTCACCGACGTGGACAAGATGACCCTTCCGGTCGGCATCACCACCTTCTCGCAACGGTACGTGACCGAGTACGGGAAGCTGATGGCCTCGACCACGCTGGCGGCGGTGCCCGCACTGATCGCGTACCTCCTCGCCCAGCGCTTCCTGGAGTCGGGCCTCTCCACCTCGGGGTTGAAGGAATGA
- a CDS encoding carbohydrate ABC transporter permease, whose protein sequence is MTVTNAPSEVATARAPAPRPRLNIEPYLYLLPHALLFFVFTIYPIGYGLYISLHRWDLLSGRQPFVGGEFYRNIFTPGTPQADFFWKTLWNTTFFTIVSVPLLVAAALGLALLLHKPIFGRAFFRAVFFMPGILTVSVMGILWRWMFDNQIGLVNAARELFFRAPPIPWLSTEGLAWVPIVVGTIWWTLGFNMTLYLAALGNVPASLYEAASLDGATPWQSFRFITVPMLAPVTLFVLVTTALASFQLFGQSLVITNGGPSRSTQSVIQYITEEGFTNAQYSSAAAMGFVFGLFMLVLTAIQFRSMARDVKETGA, encoded by the coding sequence ATGACCGTCACGAATGCCCCCTCCGAAGTGGCTACGGCCCGCGCCCCCGCGCCGCGCCCGCGCCTGAACATCGAACCCTACCTCTACCTGCTGCCGCACGCGCTGCTGTTTTTCGTCTTCACCATCTATCCCATCGGCTACGGCCTGTACATCAGCCTGCACCGCTGGGACCTGCTGAGCGGGCGTCAGCCCTTCGTGGGAGGGGAGTTCTACCGCAACATCTTTACGCCGGGCACCCCACAGGCCGACTTCTTCTGGAAGACGCTGTGGAACACGACCTTCTTTACCATCGTCAGCGTGCCGCTGCTCGTGGCGGCGGCGCTGGGGCTGGCCCTGCTGCTGCACAAGCCGATCTTCGGGCGGGCCTTTTTCCGGGCGGTGTTCTTCATGCCGGGCATCCTCACCGTATCGGTCATGGGCATCCTGTGGCGCTGGATGTTCGACAACCAGATCGGGCTGGTGAACGCGGCGCGCGAGCTGTTCTTCCGGGCACCGCCGATCCCCTGGCTCTCGACCGAGGGGCTGGCGTGGGTGCCCATCGTGGTGGGGACGATCTGGTGGACGCTGGGCTTCAACATGACGCTCTACCTCGCCGCGCTCGGCAACGTGCCCGCCTCGCTGTACGAGGCCGCCTCGCTCGACGGGGCGACGCCGTGGCAGAGTTTCCGCTTCATCACCGTGCCCATGCTGGCCCCCGTGACCCTCTTCGTCCTCGTGACGACGGCGCTGGCGTCCTTCCAACTGTTCGGGCAGTCGCTCGTCATCACGAACGGGGGGCCGAGCCGCTCGACCCAGAGTGTGATCCAGTACATCACCGAGGAGGGCTTCACGAACGCGCAGTATTCGAGCGCCGCCGCGATGGGCTTCGTGTTCGGCCTGTTCATGCTCGTGCTGACGGCCATCCAGTTCCGCTCGATGGCGCGTGACGTGAAGGAGACGGGCGCATGA
- a CDS encoding ABC transporter substrate-binding protein, with amino-acid sequence MNRTLRRTALLTLLALGTAGAQNYTGPKVQLSFLHGFTGPDRPVMESLVKRFNDTHPNIQVRAQAQPWATTWQQLPSLVASGRAPDVAVINEDQITGFVARGAVSPLTAAELRTAGIDKARFFGPLFATADYQGQSYGVPISSVAYVMFYNKDLMRKVGLDPNKPPRTRAEFLQIAQRCTVDKSGKNSTQAGFDPRNLDTWGVSLYNNWVGARAAYAAILQNGGSLIDAKQNAAFNSPQAVSAVQFLVDLVQKQRVARPNSTEEAELAAFSQGKVCMFPSGQWYLDRFETQKMNFGVTFMPRVGGTVRDAAWGGSSHLTLPRQRPGYDANKRAAALAFMSWLAQPAQNLTWTATGSLPTQGAVARNAKFETAAISGVFDRLNSVYATSGFPWVGQVMVPFDQAWEAAYLGKKPVAQALNDGVREANKQIEQARKNFQQ; translated from the coding sequence ATGAACCGCACCCTGCGCCGCACCGCCCTGCTCACGCTGCTCGCCCTCGGAACCGCCGGGGCGCAGAACTACACCGGGCCGAAGGTCCAGCTCTCCTTTCTGCACGGCTTCACCGGCCCCGATCGGCCCGTGATGGAGTCGCTCGTCAAGCGCTTCAACGACACCCACCCGAACATTCAGGTGCGGGCGCAGGCGCAGCCGTGGGCGACGACGTGGCAGCAACTGCCCTCGCTCGTGGCCTCTGGCCGGGCACCCGACGTGGCCGTCATCAACGAGGACCAGATCACGGGCTTCGTCGCGCGCGGGGCCGTCTCGCCCCTCACCGCCGCCGAACTGCGGACGGCGGGCATCGACAAGGCACGCTTCTTCGGGCCGCTGTTCGCCACGGCGGACTACCAGGGCCAGTCGTACGGGGTGCCGATCTCCAGCGTCGCCTACGTCATGTTCTACAACAAGGACCTGATGCGGAAGGTCGGGCTGGACCCCAACAAGCCGCCCCGTACCCGCGCGGAGTTCCTCCAGATCGCGCAACGCTGCACGGTGGACAAGAGCGGCAAGAACTCGACCCAGGCGGGCTTCGATCCCAGGAACCTCGACACCTGGGGCGTGAGCCTCTACAACAACTGGGTGGGCGCGCGGGCGGCCTACGCGGCGATCCTGCAAAACGGCGGCTCGCTGATCGACGCCAAGCAGAACGCGGCCTTCAACTCGCCCCAGGCGGTGAGCGCCGTGCAGTTCCTCGTGGACCTCGTGCAAAAGCAGCGCGTGGCCCGTCCCAATAGCACCGAGGAGGCCGAACTCGCCGCCTTCAGCCAGGGCAAGGTGTGCATGTTCCCCAGCGGGCAGTGGTACCTCGACCGCTTCGAGACCCAGAAGATGAACTTCGGCGTCACCTTCATGCCGCGTGTGGGCGGTACCGTGCGCGACGCCGCGTGGGGTGGATCGAGCCACCTGACGTTGCCGAGGCAGCGCCCCGGATACGACGCCAACAAGCGCGCCGCCGCCCTCGCCTTCATGTCGTGGCTCGCGCAGCCCGCGCAGAACCTCACCTGGACCGCGACCGGCAGCCTGCCCACCCAGGGGGCCGTGGCCCGCAACGCCAAGTTCGAGACGGCGGCCATCAGCGGCGTCTTCGACCGCCTGAACAGCGTGTACGCCACGAGCGGCTTTCCCTGGGTCGGTCAGGTGATGGTGCCCTTCGATCAGGCGTGGGAGGCCGCCTACCTGGGCAAGAAGCCCGTCGCGCAGGCCCTGAACGACGGCGTGCGTGAGGCGAACAAGCAGATCGAGCAGGCGCGCAAGAACTTCCAGCAGTAA